A genomic region of Mesorhizobium sp. NZP2077 contains the following coding sequences:
- a CDS encoding thermonuclease family protein: MIGINRSRYANRSGQWRRRNGAKRSRARRWAGVPLRLILVTVTAASALVTQFVMHNSGSLPEINLQNLIKSKPVAVAGVASVIDGDTIEVHGQRVRFNGIDAPESRQYCDDAKGFEYSCGRRSAEALDSFLAASKPVHCSFVAWDRYGRFVGDCVRADGASVAAWMVEHGQALDWPKYSNGAYVAQQAKAKASKIGLWVGSFQAPWDWRAQHGDDVQTPSAPLFAFGSGNAGCNIKGNISAGGERIFHVPGQKYYSVTIINQAKGERWFCSEAEATAAGWRRSKR; encoded by the coding sequence ATGATCGGCATAAATAGATCGCGCTATGCCAACCGCTCCGGCCAATGGCGGCGACGCAATGGCGCGAAACGCTCACGCGCCAGACGATGGGCAGGCGTTCCGCTGCGTCTAATCCTCGTGACGGTAACCGCGGCTTCCGCATTGGTGACGCAATTCGTCATGCACAACAGCGGATCGCTGCCGGAAATCAATCTGCAGAACCTCATCAAATCGAAGCCGGTGGCGGTTGCAGGCGTGGCCTCCGTCATCGACGGCGACACCATTGAGGTGCATGGACAGCGGGTCCGCTTCAACGGGATTGATGCGCCAGAGAGCCGCCAGTACTGCGATGATGCAAAGGGGTTCGAATACTCATGCGGCCGACGATCTGCAGAGGCCCTGGATAGCTTCCTGGCGGCGTCGAAGCCGGTCCACTGTTCATTTGTCGCCTGGGATCGCTATGGGCGCTTTGTTGGCGATTGCGTTCGAGCGGACGGCGCCAGCGTTGCCGCGTGGATGGTCGAGCATGGGCAAGCGCTCGACTGGCCGAAGTATAGCAATGGCGCCTATGTCGCGCAGCAGGCGAAGGCGAAAGCGTCAAAGATCGGCTTATGGGTGGGATCGTTTCAGGCGCCATGGGATTGGCGAGCGCAGCATGGCGACGACGTGCAAACGCCGTCGGCACCGCTATTTGCATTCGGCAGCGGCAACGCAGGCTGCAACATCAAAGGCAACATTTCGGCAGGTGGCGAGCGCATCTTTCACGTGCCTGGACAGAAGTATTACAGCGTCACCATCATCAACCAAGCCAAGGGCGAGAGGTGGTTTTGCTCAGAAGCGGAGGCCACTGCCGCGGGATGGAGGCGATCGAAGCGCTAG
- a CDS encoding DUF6361 family protein produces the protein MWQPAHVSRIPQAELMSYLAWIDFDPEERRRAQTLIDLFKQPEARDELGLGTVRDSLADLLFPGTSTIQTRLRYMLFIPWIYLEAQSRRATQAERTVIARNLEFDLSEALLRGGETVDVIGRLAGRSLKRLPSSVYWAGLHTLGIRALPGTQATFHSYGPEGLKDHDLKLWTSNLPKPPADLFDETAFALTQGEADFLRDRIATNARASLLNELARKARSFAEDWPWQVSEDTVSDSNRAILRHAERFSGVMYGASLLYNLLLALRAAERPNAKKHADAPRLVEDYRSRLEDWKAELEHLALSDWDLDDLFGLIGKTSHNLSKASRDFIRGWVSIARDGTVQLETNNLAIELLKQREHGLKRMKARLLHDAPLERWSGASGDARLDFRWGIASSYLGELADAS, from the coding sequence ATGTGGCAGCCCGCCCATGTTTCACGAATCCCGCAGGCAGAATTGATGTCTTATCTCGCTTGGATTGATTTCGACCCCGAGGAGCGTCGGCGCGCTCAAACACTGATCGACCTGTTCAAGCAGCCAGAAGCTCGCGATGAGCTTGGCCTGGGCACGGTTCGCGATAGCCTCGCCGATCTCCTCTTCCCCGGGACCAGCACGATCCAGACGCGACTGCGCTACATGCTGTTCATTCCATGGATCTATCTGGAGGCCCAAAGCCGAAGGGCGACGCAGGCAGAACGGACAGTCATTGCTCGCAATCTGGAATTTGATTTGAGCGAAGCACTTCTACGAGGCGGAGAAACAGTTGATGTGATTGGTCGTCTCGCCGGTCGAAGCCTGAAACGGCTACCCTCGAGCGTCTACTGGGCCGGACTGCACACCCTCGGCATTCGGGCGCTACCAGGCACCCAGGCGACCTTCCACTCTTACGGGCCCGAAGGTCTCAAGGACCATGACCTCAAACTGTGGACATCGAACCTCCCGAAACCGCCCGCAGATCTCTTCGATGAAACTGCCTTCGCGCTGACGCAAGGAGAAGCTGACTTTCTGCGCGATCGCATCGCGACCAATGCGAGGGCAAGCTTGCTGAATGAATTGGCACGCAAGGCAAGGTCCTTTGCCGAGGACTGGCCTTGGCAGGTGAGCGAAGACACCGTGTCAGACTCAAATCGTGCGATACTGCGACACGCCGAAAGATTCTCGGGTGTGATGTATGGCGCCAGTCTGCTCTACAACCTCTTGCTGGCACTTCGCGCAGCCGAACGGCCGAATGCGAAAAAACACGCAGACGCTCCGAGGCTCGTGGAGGATTACCGCTCGCGACTCGAAGACTGGAAGGCGGAGCTTGAACACCTGGCTTTGAGCGATTGGGATCTTGACGATCTCTTTGGCCTGATTGGGAAGACCAGCCACAATCTGAGCAAGGCGTCGCGCGATTTTATCCGCGGCTGGGTATCGATAGCGCGGGACGGCACCGTGCAGCTTGAGACCAATAACCTTGCGATTGAGCTTCTCAAGCAGCGGGAACATGGACTTAAGCGGATGAAGGCGCGGCTCCTGCACGACGCCCCGCTTGAGCGTTGGTCGGGTGCCTCTGGCGACGCGCGCCTCGATTTCAGGTGGGGTATCGCCAGCAGCTACCTGGGGGAGCTTGCAGATGCCAGTTGA
- a CDS encoding phospholipase D family protein, producing the protein MPVDPAFDPENRELYTTLMRSPDGYRFDHAVATTYSLDFETALAIPIAIVFRDAENRDEMLRSPLALLQSVERMAGRMAIYCDRGRIKETRPAAARLMALYEKTITEVSAPGGGAFHPKLWCIRFQPERKGEPIRMRLAILSRNLTNDRCWDLALCLDGTVKEDINEVNEPVVQLLRAMPGLANSVTRPPAPKFLPSLLRDLERCFWDDLPAGATKVRFAVNGLDVGTWSPDKGERLAILSPFVSGDALKHLAEGYDDPSACQLVARANELDCINPAVREMFEIRTLDERATEYEEEDRDEACSADLDGLHAKAYLVERGSRLHIHIGSANATTAALLPIRGGRTQNVEIMATLDGPKTRMGTIEEALFSDGFQRLLAPYATAEPPEQDAAAAAEKALEKLRSKIAGLPLDLHCAQLTDAIGLELEVAGKAPPIEIPEGISCFVRAITVANEEGYDAAPLLSGMEPRKALGAVPLGDVTRWLGMRLRDEETGVELAFTLGARLIGLPDGRDAAVLRAHIASVENFFRYLSLLLGSLGEGSFLESETAGEGQWLRRLGQGGASLLEPMVRALSLGSGELVEIGQLIKRLEDPDGGTSIVPTEFLKLWASFAPLVASKGARQ; encoded by the coding sequence ATGCCAGTTGACCCCGCCTTCGATCCAGAAAATCGCGAGCTCTACACCACACTCATGCGCTCGCCCGATGGGTATCGGTTCGACCACGCCGTAGCGACGACCTACTCGCTCGACTTCGAGACTGCCCTCGCCATACCTATCGCCATCGTTTTTCGGGACGCCGAAAACCGCGACGAGATGCTACGCAGCCCCTTGGCTTTACTGCAAAGCGTCGAACGGATGGCCGGTCGGATGGCCATTTACTGCGACCGGGGCCGCATAAAGGAAACGCGTCCTGCCGCAGCTCGCCTGATGGCTCTCTACGAGAAGACAATCACAGAGGTCTCGGCTCCGGGCGGCGGCGCGTTTCATCCCAAATTGTGGTGCATCCGGTTTCAGCCGGAACGAAAGGGAGAGCCAATTCGCATGCGCCTGGCCATTCTCTCACGGAACCTGACCAATGACCGTTGCTGGGACTTAGCTCTCTGCCTCGACGGCACCGTCAAAGAGGATATCAATGAGGTAAATGAGCCCGTCGTGCAGCTCCTTCGAGCAATGCCCGGCTTGGCAAATTCGGTCACCCGGCCTCCGGCGCCCAAATTCCTTCCGTCGCTCCTGCGAGATCTCGAACGCTGTTTCTGGGACGATCTGCCTGCCGGGGCGACCAAGGTCAGGTTCGCTGTCAATGGATTGGACGTGGGAACTTGGTCCCCGGACAAGGGCGAGCGCCTCGCCATTCTGTCACCGTTCGTGAGTGGTGACGCTCTCAAGCACTTGGCCGAGGGTTATGATGACCCCTCAGCATGTCAGCTTGTGGCGCGCGCCAATGAACTCGACTGTATCAATCCCGCCGTTCGCGAGATGTTCGAGATTCGAACTCTTGATGAGCGCGCTACCGAATATGAGGAGGAGGATCGCGACGAGGCGTGTTCGGCTGATCTCGATGGCCTCCACGCCAAGGCTTACCTCGTGGAGCGCGGCTCGCGTCTGCATATCCATATTGGTTCAGCCAACGCGACAACTGCCGCGCTCTTACCGATCCGGGGAGGTCGGACACAGAACGTCGAAATCATGGCCACGCTCGATGGCCCCAAGACCCGTATGGGCACGATCGAAGAAGCCCTCTTTTCGGACGGGTTTCAGCGACTTTTAGCTCCTTACGCAACGGCCGAACCGCCAGAGCAGGACGCTGCCGCGGCTGCTGAAAAGGCTCTCGAAAAATTGCGCAGCAAGATTGCCGGGCTGCCCCTCGATCTTCATTGCGCGCAATTGACCGATGCTATCGGTCTCGAACTCGAAGTCGCAGGCAAGGCTCCGCCGATCGAGATCCCCGAAGGCATAAGCTGCTTCGTTCGCGCGATCACGGTTGCGAATGAAGAGGGATATGACGCGGCGCCCCTACTTTCCGGCATGGAGCCAAGAAAGGCGCTTGGCGCCGTTCCGTTGGGCGACGTCACCCGTTGGCTAGGGATGCGACTGCGCGACGAGGAAACAGGCGTAGAGCTTGCCTTTACATTGGGCGCTCGGCTCATCGGCCTTCCTGATGGCCGCGATGCCGCCGTCCTGCGAGCCCATATCGCCAGTGTTGAAAACTTCTTCCGGTATCTTAGTTTGCTGCTCGGGAGCCTCGGCGAAGGCAGCTTCCTAGAAAGCGAAACCGCGGGCGAAGGGCAATGGCTGAGACGGCTCGGCCAAGGTGGTGCTTCCCTTCTCGAGCCGATGGTGCGAGCGCTGAGCCTCGGTAGCGGTGAGCTCGTCGAGATCGGCCAGCTCATCAAGCGCCTTGAAGATCCGGATGGCGGCACAAGTATCGTCCCAACGGAGTTCCTCAAGCTGTGGGCCAGCTTTGCACCGCTCGTGGCTTCGAAGGGTGCACGCCAATGA
- a CDS encoding helicase-related protein, which translates to MTYRADEHLKLLKPFQRATVDYVFRRLFTDASAMRQFLVADEVGLGKTMVARGVIAKAIEELTGKVDRIDVIYICSNQAIAEQNIKSLNVIGSATKPLNTRLTLLPLEIGQEGGIASRPINLISLTPGTALDLKSSLGTAKERALIYEMLRKRLGIRHGGVQRIFRGGVIAENWPVWTDWMRSQKISEEIFQKFNAAVGDEFIQRIREASELARSKKKPDYPADQRPAVIIGELRRVLARICVGALTPDLIILDEFQRFAELLHEHDEARAPEKAAAAELARALFSYSGPDGSTARLLLLSATPYRMLTINSDDPEEGNHYSDFLRTMRFLFGEDGAARVKELEKELSLFRRALQAMPETTSVARIQRDRVQHILSQVVARTERVDSTDDRNALVREFKPQLTIETGDLKEAKAVAHVAELVSAPGIVEYWKSSPYLLNFMRGYKLREKLQAVKLRPAKELRKAVRAAASHFISKEQVEGYEEIPIRNGRMRALAESAFQHGLDRALWIPPSRPSFGEPVPATKTLVFSDWSMVPDAIAAILSHDSSRRMSMTSDLVSRTSRPIGVEEMMPMLCPSPSLAAWVEPLALERRFGRAATYDQLMSQAREVLAERIDPECLSRLAKRSGRLLPIALEVEVGQGIDWGKVSAFEHDAHDEHGAMARTIEAISGALDGEDHLSDLDASEIYDKLAEFALGSPAICALRALARLCPELSLDDPALAGAAITIALGFRSLYNQPESRALLEESSPINYWRQITSHAARNDLAAVLDEYLHLIVESERAEQFDAVDRAHLIAAKLVEVVALRPAQITLDHWTAGRSRLQNKTFEVRARFAMRFATNAEEEKGVRRTTLVQAAFKSPFRPFVLASTSIGQEGLDFHPYCARVVHWNLPRNPVDIEQREGRVHRFKNHAVRRNVAAEFGRFALEGENGVPPWAGMFEAAQNQESAQGRAGDIVPYWLYPGEAKIERMVLIPPFSREVERYENLKKSLATYRLAFGPPRQDDLIELFSTFGSDVVAELADLQISLRPSKVGSFSC; encoded by the coding sequence ATGACCTATCGTGCCGACGAGCATTTAAAGCTTCTCAAGCCCTTCCAGCGAGCCACGGTGGACTATGTTTTCCGACGTCTGTTTACGGATGCATCGGCCATGCGGCAATTTCTCGTCGCCGACGAAGTCGGCCTCGGAAAAACCATGGTTGCACGGGGCGTCATTGCGAAGGCGATCGAAGAGCTGACGGGCAAAGTCGATCGGATCGACGTAATCTACATTTGCTCTAATCAAGCAATCGCCGAACAGAACATAAAGTCTCTCAATGTGATCGGTTCGGCGACCAAACCGCTGAACACCCGCCTCACGCTGCTGCCGCTCGAGATTGGACAGGAGGGTGGAATCGCTTCACGGCCTATTAATCTCATCAGCCTGACGCCAGGGACAGCGCTTGATCTCAAGTCATCGCTTGGTACAGCGAAGGAGCGCGCCCTCATTTATGAGATGCTGAGGAAGAGGCTCGGTATCCGGCATGGCGGCGTGCAGCGCATCTTTCGTGGAGGTGTCATCGCCGAAAACTGGCCTGTCTGGACCGATTGGATGCGCAGCCAGAAAATTTCCGAAGAAATCTTCCAGAAGTTCAACGCCGCTGTTGGGGATGAATTTATCCAGCGAATCCGCGAGGCATCTGAACTGGCGAGAAGCAAGAAGAAGCCCGATTATCCTGCCGATCAGCGACCAGCTGTCATTATCGGGGAATTGCGCCGGGTCCTGGCACGAATCTGCGTCGGCGCGTTGACCCCGGATTTGATCATCCTTGACGAATTTCAGCGGTTTGCCGAACTGCTTCACGAGCATGATGAGGCGCGCGCACCCGAAAAGGCAGCTGCTGCCGAGCTCGCGCGTGCGCTCTTTTCCTATTCCGGACCTGACGGATCGACGGCACGATTGTTGCTGCTATCGGCAACGCCATATCGGATGTTGACAATCAATAGTGACGATCCAGAAGAGGGCAATCATTACAGCGATTTCCTGCGAACCATGCGCTTCCTGTTTGGCGAAGATGGCGCGGCCCGTGTCAAGGAGCTCGAAAAGGAGCTCTCCCTCTTCCGGCGTGCATTGCAGGCCATGCCAGAGACCACATCGGTCGCACGTATCCAGCGCGACCGTGTCCAGCACATCCTTAGCCAGGTCGTTGCCCGGACCGAGCGAGTGGATTCCACCGACGATCGCAACGCGCTGGTCAGGGAGTTCAAGCCTCAGCTAACGATCGAGACGGGAGACCTTAAGGAAGCGAAGGCCGTCGCTCATGTAGCCGAGCTCGTGAGTGCGCCAGGCATTGTCGAGTATTGGAAGTCATCGCCGTACCTCCTCAACTTCATGCGCGGTTACAAGCTGAGGGAAAAGCTACAGGCGGTGAAGCTGCGGCCGGCCAAGGAATTACGCAAAGCGGTCAGAGCCGCCGCCTCCCACTTCATCAGCAAGGAACAGGTAGAAGGCTACGAGGAAATTCCTATTCGTAATGGAAGAATGCGGGCTCTTGCTGAATCAGCCTTCCAGCACGGGCTCGATCGCGCGCTGTGGATACCACCGTCTCGCCCGTCATTCGGAGAGCCCGTTCCGGCGACAAAGACCTTGGTCTTCTCAGATTGGTCGATGGTCCCTGACGCGATCGCGGCAATTCTCTCGCATGACTCAAGCCGCCGTATGAGCATGACGTCGGACCTCGTCAGTCGCACCAGCCGTCCAATCGGCGTCGAGGAAATGATGCCGATGCTGTGTCCTTCACCCAGCCTCGCCGCTTGGGTCGAGCCCTTAGCGTTGGAAAGACGGTTTGGACGTGCGGCGACCTACGACCAACTGATGAGTCAGGCTCGTGAAGTTTTAGCCGAACGCATCGATCCAGAATGTCTCTCTCGACTGGCCAAGCGATCAGGTCGCCTCCTTCCGATTGCGCTGGAGGTTGAAGTGGGGCAAGGCATAGACTGGGGCAAGGTCAGTGCCTTCGAACATGACGCCCATGACGAGCATGGGGCGATGGCGCGAACCATCGAAGCGATCAGCGGTGCGCTCGACGGTGAAGATCATCTCAGCGATCTTGATGCCAGTGAGATATACGACAAGCTTGCCGAATTTGCCCTTGGTTCGCCCGCCATATGTGCACTCCGGGCACTCGCTCGCCTCTGCCCGGAGCTGTCGCTGGACGATCCTGCGCTTGCAGGGGCAGCGATCACGATCGCTCTGGGCTTCCGCAGCCTGTACAACCAGCCCGAGAGTCGCGCATTGTTGGAGGAGTCTTCGCCAATAAACTATTGGCGTCAGATTACTTCTCATGCTGCACGAAACGACCTTGCCGCTGTCCTGGATGAGTACCTTCACCTCATCGTGGAAAGTGAGCGGGCCGAACAATTCGATGCAGTCGACCGCGCTCACCTTATTGCAGCGAAGCTGGTCGAGGTCGTCGCGTTGAGGCCGGCTCAGATTACGCTGGACCATTGGACCGCCGGACGCTCACGCTTGCAGAATAAGACCTTCGAGGTGCGCGCTCGCTTCGCGATGCGATTTGCGACGAACGCGGAGGAGGAGAAGGGTGTTCGTCGAACGACTCTCGTCCAGGCGGCCTTCAAATCCCCTTTTCGCCCCTTCGTTCTGGCATCAACGTCAATCGGACAGGAGGGCCTCGACTTCCATCCCTACTGCGCTCGGGTCGTACATTGGAACCTGCCCCGCAATCCGGTCGACATCGAACAGCGTGAAGGCCGCGTCCATCGCTTCAAAAACCACGCTGTGCGCCGCAATGTCGCTGCAGAGTTCGGCCGTTTTGCGCTGGAAGGCGAAAATGGAGTGCCGCCTTGGGCAGGCATGTTCGAGGCCGCTCAGAATCAAGAGAGCGCGCAAGGTCGCGCTGGCGATATCGTGCCCTACTGGCTCTACCCCGGTGAGGCTAAAATCGAGCGCATGGTCCTGATTCCTCCGTTTAGTCGGGAGGTGGAGCGCTACGAGAATCTGAAAAAGTCTCTGGCTACCTATCGGCTGGCCTTTGGCCCGCCCCGGCAAGATGACTTGATCGAGCTGTTTTCGACGTTCGGATCTGACGTCGTGGCGGAGCTAGCTGACTTACAAATCTCGCTCAGACCATCGAAGGTTGGCTCCTTCTCCTGTTGA
- a CDS encoding SMC-Scp complex subunit ScpB translates to MHRVEATIFAASEPVGRETLARIVGKSCSIDLLIDDIREELRGRPYDLVAVAGGWKHLSRPAYADAIRAAVGGGEREVDLTQSEVLVLMCIAYFQPITRGELSSFFGKEVSRDLIGHLRGAGFIAFGPRSPTPGAPYTYVTTKEFLLEFGLDTLRDLPDFEALEDAGLLSKEKLLAGDITPGFSDSGQDDVSEPDI, encoded by the coding sequence ATGCACCGGGTCGAAGCAACCATCTTCGCCGCCAGCGAGCCCGTCGGCCGCGAAACGCTGGCACGCATCGTCGGCAAGAGCTGCAGCATCGATCTTCTCATCGACGACATCCGCGAGGAGCTGCGCGGACGGCCCTATGACCTCGTCGCCGTCGCCGGCGGCTGGAAGCATCTGTCCCGGCCGGCCTATGCCGACGCCATCCGCGCGGCCGTCGGTGGCGGCGAGCGAGAAGTCGACCTGACACAATCCGAGGTGTTGGTGCTGATGTGCATCGCCTATTTTCAGCCGATCACGCGTGGAGAATTGTCGTCCTTCTTCGGCAAGGAAGTTTCACGCGACCTGATCGGCCACCTGCGCGGCGCCGGCTTCATCGCCTTCGGGCCGCGTAGCCCGACGCCCGGTGCGCCCTACACCTACGTCACCACAAAAGAGTTCCTGCTGGAGTTTGGACTCGACACGCTGCGCGACCTGCCGGATTTCGAGGCGCTCGAGGATGCCGGGTTGCTCTCGAAGGAGAAGCTGCTTGCGGGCGACATCACCCCGGGGTTTTCAGATAGTGGTCAGGATGACGTTTCAGAGCCCGACATCTGA
- a CDS encoding DUF1403 family protein, with amino-acid sequence MAPVPAWLRRAIPDAQNLAGKGVEDVTLAAGATIGALDAVVRRQERWAGAWRQRLALSAATATAKQAGRVEDESALRDAVLLTRPGDNVGPAGFLLLAWRRLASRPAEDLLTEKNLAAVLEDLGLTRNDEAVSDLTDDLRQLAANAGTVETLVGAFAAAERYGFGRVLGAWLADVLLAQRLGWTHAIPLLGGEAAFAVGTGRPRRPATAALAAGAETEADRAKSLLGAQARAALRAIDLSAELERRADRLLAVAPKLRAKAADAVVDRLLTDDAIVASEKIAGMSDRGLRRLFDRLVELGAVRELSGRPAFRIYGL; translated from the coding sequence ATGGCACCGGTGCCGGCCTGGCTGCGCCGCGCCATCCCGGATGCGCAAAACCTTGCGGGCAAAGGTGTTGAGGACGTTACGCTCGCCGCAGGCGCAACCATCGGCGCGCTCGATGCGGTGGTCCGCCGGCAGGAGCGATGGGCCGGCGCCTGGCGGCAGCGCCTGGCGCTTTCGGCGGCCACGGCAACGGCAAAACAGGCCGGCCGCGTCGAGGATGAAAGCGCGCTGCGCGACGCCGTGTTGCTCACACGACCGGGCGACAATGTCGGACCCGCCGGTTTTTTGCTCCTCGCCTGGCGTCGGCTGGCATCTAGGCCAGCGGAGGATCTGCTGACGGAGAAAAACCTCGCGGCGGTGCTGGAAGATCTCGGTCTCACGCGCAATGACGAGGCGGTCAGCGATCTGACGGACGATCTCCGGCAGCTTGCCGCCAACGCCGGGACGGTCGAAACGCTGGTCGGGGCCTTCGCGGCCGCGGAGCGTTACGGCTTCGGGCGCGTTCTCGGAGCCTGGCTTGCCGATGTCTTGCTCGCGCAGCGGTTAGGCTGGACGCATGCGATCCCGTTGCTGGGCGGCGAGGCGGCCTTCGCTGTGGGTACGGGCCGGCCGCGTCGACCGGCAACTGCCGCTCTGGCTGCGGGTGCCGAAACGGAAGCCGATCGGGCCAAAAGCCTGCTGGGCGCGCAGGCGCGCGCCGCGCTGCGCGCCATTGATCTTTCCGCCGAGCTCGAGCGCCGCGCGGACCGGCTGCTTGCCGTCGCGCCGAAACTCCGGGCCAAGGCAGCGGATGCTGTTGTCGACAGGCTCCTGACCGACGACGCGATCGTTGCCTCGGAAAAGATCGCTGGAATGAGCGACCGCGGCCTGCGCCGCCTGTTCGACCGGCTGGTCGAGCTCGGCGCCGTCCGCGAACTGTCCGGCCGCCCCGCGTTCCGCATCTACGGGCTGTGA
- the rlxS gene encoding relaxase/mobilization nuclease RlxS (I built this because a sul1 chimera in AMR looks like the C-terminus.) yields MQDDEFRPKLGKIGSRGSNAGKRYAGQVKAAINRAGGRLQHGGRFTGSRTGRGGAAAALLKSRDRYAAFRQRRVMVKARIVKLAGKGADGARAHLRYIHRDGVTREGEPGKLYGPGSDRIDSKAFVDRADSDRHQFRFIVAPEDGIEYDDLKSLTRRLMAQMEEDLGTRLDWVAVDHFNTGHPHTHIIVRGKDDRGENLVIAREYISSGIRERAAELVSLDLGPRTDREIEQRLRQEMEQERFTSIDRQLLRMRDEDRLVSTDGRDAFRQTLHQGRLRKLERMGLAEEVDPVRWRLDDELEATLRRTGERGDIIKTMHRELTGKGLARSAADYLVHDRREEPSPPVVGRLVARGLADEINDRHYLIVDGVDGKSHWIDIGKGELTEPTPDGCIVRVTSRDTKPRQVDRTIADIATAHGGRYSVDMHLKHDAFATESFAETHIRRLEAIRRSTGGVEREPNGTWIIAPDHLDRVAEYERLRARVEPVIVEKLSSMPLERQVSFEGATWLDRNLVAERPEPLRNSGFGHEVREAHARRRQWLIAQGLAHEEQDRVVYRANMISILRQRELNRVAGQLSDQLGLSYAEAQPGERIEGTLRRSVELASGKYAVIDKSREFTLVPWRPVLDRYIGKEVSGIMRGEGVSWTIGRQRSGPSVS; encoded by the coding sequence ATGCAGGACGATGAGTTCAGGCCGAAGCTCGGCAAGATCGGCTCGCGCGGCTCGAATGCAGGCAAGCGCTATGCCGGCCAGGTCAAGGCAGCGATCAACCGAGCCGGCGGCCGCCTCCAGCACGGCGGTCGCTTCACGGGGAGCCGGACAGGCCGCGGCGGGGCGGCGGCCGCGCTGCTCAAGTCACGCGACCGGTATGCCGCCTTCCGGCAGCGGCGGGTGATGGTCAAGGCGCGGATTGTGAAGCTGGCCGGCAAGGGTGCGGACGGGGCGCGTGCGCATCTGCGCTACATCCATCGCGATGGCGTCACCAGGGAAGGCGAACCCGGCAAACTCTATGGCCCCGGCAGTGATCGCATCGACAGTAAGGCCTTCGTCGATCGCGCGGATAGCGACCGGCATCAATTCCGCTTTATCGTCGCACCGGAAGACGGCATTGAGTATGACGACCTCAAGTCGCTGACGCGGCGGCTCATGGCGCAGATGGAGGAGGATCTCGGCACCAGGCTCGACTGGGTTGCCGTCGACCATTTCAACACCGGCCATCCGCACACCCATATCATTGTCCGCGGCAAGGATGATCGCGGCGAAAACCTCGTCATCGCGCGGGAGTATATTTCGAGCGGCATCCGCGAACGGGCGGCCGAACTGGTGAGCCTCGACCTCGGTCCCCGCACCGACCGCGAGATTGAACAGCGCTTGCGCCAGGAAATGGAGCAGGAACGCTTCACCAGCATCGACCGGCAGCTGCTGCGCATGCGCGATGAGGACCGACTTGTTTCTACGGACGGCCGCGACGCCTTTCGCCAGACGCTGCATCAAGGCCGTCTGCGCAAGCTCGAGCGGATGGGCTTAGCCGAGGAGGTCGACCCGGTCCGCTGGCGCCTGGATGATGAGCTGGAAGCCACGCTGCGCCGCACCGGCGAACGCGGCGACATCATCAAGACCATGCACCGCGAACTGACTGGCAAGGGGCTCGCTCGCAGTGCCGCCGATTACCTTGTCCACGATCGACGTGAAGAGCCCTCCCCACCGGTCGTCGGCCGCCTCGTCGCGCGCGGGCTCGCCGACGAAATCAACGATCGGCATTACCTCATCGTCGACGGCGTTGACGGCAAAAGCCATTGGATAGACATCGGCAAAGGCGAGTTGACAGAACCGACGCCCGACGGCTGCATCGTGCGTGTCACGTCGAGGGATACCAAGCCCAGGCAAGTCGACCGTACAATCGCCGACATCGCTACCGCACACGGCGGCCGTTACAGCGTCGATATGCACCTCAAGCATGATGCGTTCGCCACCGAAAGCTTTGCCGAGACGCATATCCGCCGGCTGGAGGCGATCCGGCGCTCCACCGGCGGCGTGGAGCGCGAGCCGAATGGCACCTGGATCATCGCGCCGGATCATCTCGATCGTGTCGCGGAATACGAGCGCCTGCGGGCCAGGGTCGAGCCTGTGATAGTCGAGAAGCTCTCATCAATGCCGCTGGAACGCCAAGTCAGCTTCGAAGGCGCCACCTGGCTCGACCGGAACCTGGTTGCCGAGAGACCGGAGCCGTTGCGCAACTCAGGCTTCGGGCATGAGGTGCGGGAGGCGCATGCCCGTCGGCGGCAGTGGCTGATCGCGCAAGGCCTCGCGCACGAAGAACAGGACCGGGTCGTCTATCGTGCCAACATGATTTCGATCCTGCGCCAGCGCGAGCTGAACCGTGTCGCCGGCCAGCTGTCGGATCAGCTCGGTCTCTCGTATGCCGAAGCGCAGCCTGGAGAACGAATAGAAGGCACGCTGCGCCGATCGGTCGAGCTTGCCAGCGGCAAATATGCCGTGATCGATAAGTCGCGCGAGTTCACGCTCGTGCCATGGAGGCCGGTGCTTGATCGGTACATCGGAAAGGAGGTGTCCGGGATCATGCGCGGGGAGGGGGTTTCATGGACCATCGGGCGGCAGAGGAGCGGGCCGAGTGTTTCGTGA